Genomic segment of Prochlorococcus marinus XMU1405:
AATATTTATCCAACTCTTGGTTTAGTAGGAGAGGCTGGTGAGGTGGCAGAAAAAGTGAAGAAGGTTATAAGAGATAAAAATGGAATATTTGATAACGAATCAAAATTAGGTATTAAAAAAGAGTTAGGAGATGTTTTGTGGTATGTATCAAATCTTTGCACAGAATTAAATTTTAATTTAGAGGATGTTGCATTACAAAATCTTGAAAAATTAAAATTAAGAGCTGCTAAAGGCAAGATAAGAGGTTCTGGAGATGATAGATAAATTCAGCTGTAGCCTAAGCTTGCATATTGGAGATTTGTAATTAAATTTTGAATAACATTTAAAAGTAAAAAAGCTAACAATGATGAAATATCAAATCCACCTATTGGAGGGATAATACCTCTAAAAATATTTAAGTAAGGATCTGTGATAGAAGTTAATGCAGATAAAACACCGTTACTCCAATCAATACCT
This window contains:
- a CDS encoding nucleoside triphosphate pyrophosphohydrolase family protein; the encoded protein is MDFKTYQKKARETAQYPNLGSNNIYPTLGLVGEAGEVAEKVKKVIRDKNGIFDNESKLGIKKELGDVLWYVSNLCTELNFNLEDVALQNLEKLKLRAAKGKIRGSGDDR
- a CDS encoding YggT family protein — translated: MLSEIFAVLGQTLSIYSFILIIRILLTWFPGIDWSNGVLSALTSITDPYLNIFRGIIPPIGGFDISSLLAFLLLNVIQNLITNLQYASLGYS